Part of the Methanobacterium alcaliphilum genome is shown below.
AGCAATACTATCCAAGTCATATGGTTCTGAAATTATCATATGAAATAACCCATTTTTTGAAAACATCATATAATCTGTTTGAGAGGGGGTATTGCTTAGCCCTGGATGGGAGTGGACTGAACCAATAGCACCAGACATTGGTGGAAGCATCAATATTTCCATAACTGCTCCCTCAGATGATGTTTCTCCAGGAAGGAAAATTAAAGCATAAATGTGCAATATGTTTTTCTCAATTTTTCCCTGAAGCAGCGCTACAAATTCCAGAGGATAAGATTCTCGAGCTATCTGTATAATCTCATCTATAACCTCCCGATCTATTTGAACTTGATTGAATTTTTGCTTATCTGTACCCAATATATGAGATAGAATATCATCCAGTTTACCCATTTTAAAAGCCCTATTTTCTTGAAATTTAATTAAATATAAATATAATCGTCCTAATTAATAAAAATATAATTATTTATCTAAAATAACTTTAAAAAAATCATCACTAAATAAAGGTAAATCCCAGTTCGTGCTTATTTTTTTTCTAGTTGTGGAAACTTCTTCTTTAGTTAGTGGGTTATAACCAACTACTTTTTTATTCACT
Proteins encoded:
- a CDS encoding Mov34/MPN/PAD-1 family protein, producing MGKLDDILSHILGTDKQKFNQVQIDREVIDEIIQIARESYPLEFVALLQGKIEKNILHIYALIFLPGETSSEGAVMEILMLPPMSGAIGSVHSHPGLSNTPSQTDYMMFSKNGLFHMIISEPYDLDSIASYDTFGEKIDFKVI